The genomic interval TgatggggaaagagagctTCGCTTATCGATTGGATGCATCCGTGCCGGCCCGAATACGAGCTCGACCGATGAGCATCACCGAGAAAAAAAATCGGGTCTCTACTTCAAACGCAATGCTTGAAGGGCAACTCGTGTTATCTTTTCCACAcatgttctcctcctcctctttaaTGAGGATTGGGTGTCGCCACGACACTGTAGTTCACGGAATAAAAATTGACTGCTGTGTAGGCATGCGACCTTTCCGTGCGCCGCTCTGTGAAAACACTACTACGGGTCCAATCCGAGGCACCGCAGCAACGAGAAATGCGTCCGGTACCACAACCGGGCGCCTAGCGTGGACCTCTCCAGGATAAGGTCGCGACATTGAAAGGAGCGGCGGAGGCTGTCGCTCGCCGCAAAGCTTGGAAACCACTTTAAGCTGATGTTGTACTCTGTCGTTTCATTCCGCTGCACCTGGCACGACTCGAACACCTTCCAGTGAAAGAAGCGGTTGTTGATCACGAGCGCTGTCACCTCCACATTGTCGCCAGTGCGGTGCCGCCAGCTGGAGCCTGCGAAGAGGTACGAGCATAGCGTCATTAGGAGTACCGAAGACATCGTGTCTGAGGCGTAGCGGGAGAGCCAGTCGCGCATCGATGTGCCATAGAGAGTCggggtggaagaggaggaggagcctcgtgacagcggcggcggcacgccacTGAAGGTGTTGCTAATCGGTGCCGCTTCGTAAAACCGGGCGGGTGTGTGCAGTACTCGAGCGATGCGACCCACTTCTGTGTCGACGGTACAGATCGAGTTCCAGTACTCAAGCGCCGGTGCACGCGTGACTCGCCTCAGCTCCCAGTCGTAAAAGACAAGACCCAAGTACGTCGAGAACCAGAAGCGAGACAATAGCGTGCGGCCGGCACGGTTGCGAAGCACATAGCCGCCCGTAAAGCCGAGCAGAAAGTCGGTGTCTGCATATCGGTGGTTCATGTCGTCCAGGCAGTCGCATGTCAGCCTCCAATCAACGTTGGTCACcgggacagagagaaagcgacgCGCTCGGTCGACAATGTAGAGGAGCCGAAAAAAGTCACGTTCTCTGTCCTGCTCCAATCGCGAGGCGGTGTCGCTCAGTGAGTTTGGCGAGACGCGCATCACCAATAGAAAGAGCacgaaggggaaagaaagtgAAGACAAGGAACCCCTGATTCGCAACACCTCTGCTTCGAGACTGGTCCGTGTCGATCGCGtcctctctgcctcactGTCCAGAGTCAAGGGCGCACACAAATAAGACAATGCACCAAGTGAGAAACAGGTCGACGTCACAATAGGCACTGATGACATGGgcaggtgaaggagagaaacgagaaaagaaaaaatagCACAGTGCAGTGGAATGCAGGCGGGAGAAAGTTGTGATGCAGGCAATTCAATCGCAATGTGCTCGGGGAAGAGCGCCACAGTAACGCACGCGCTGTGGTGAATGCTTTCGAGCAGCATGCACAGCTAAGCAAAATACTGCAAAACACTTCTGCACAGCGCGCGATAGAGACGCTGGCGACTCGTTTGCCATCTCTGATGGGTTAGACTGTTCGTCAACATTTCTTCTTCCGACTGTAATTCTCTACCAGTCCGATATGATCAGCAGCAATCGCCCCCTCGTCCCCCCTTCAAGTACTTACGCCGCCTCTCGgaggcagggagggaggcagcagcgcatgggAGGGAACTGCATCAACTCGTGCacggaaaggagagagataTCTATgagtgaagaggggaaaaaacaGAAGACGAAACTCGAACACTGTCAGTGCCCCACCAGTTCGACGATGCCCTGCTGAATGAGAGGTTCAGCCTCCTCGAAGCTAAGGAAAATCTGATCACCGGCGTTGATGATAATGGTCTTGCCGCTAACAGAAGACCTAAACTCGTATTGATAGCGGCCGCGGACCTCGAGCTGTCTCACTGACGGAGGCCTCCACAAGTATGCGCGCAGGTCTAGTGGGACGTCGAAGGACGTCATGTACTCCACCATGGTGCCTTGGTAGTCGGACAAGTACTTGGCCTCCGCTGCGGACAGGGTGCCCTCCAGCAAGTTGTCTCGTACGCCCCACCACGCCTTAGCAACTTGCTCTTGTCTCCACAAGAGGTATGTGAGAAGGCAGCGCTTGTCTCGCAGACATTTGGAGCGGTAGTAATTCGTTGAGCTCACGTAGTAAGGCTGCGTCAGATCAGCGTACGGGTTTGTCACGATGGATTGAATGCATTCGTAAGACTCGTTTATCTGCTCCACGACCGACCTAACTTTTTGTTCGTCGAGGGTACCCATCGACCCGCCGCTCGTAATGAGCGCACGCAGCTCGCTAAGGAGCTCCGCTGATGCGTCTTGACTTTTGGAGCTCATCTGCTACTTGCCGTTgccacgccaccgccactcacCCTCCTACTGGCGGCGTACGTGCAAGCGTGTTTCAAGCAGAGGTGAACTcaatggagaggaggggagagacagaTGAGAAAATAAGCAGCAGAGGATgagggcgagaagagaaaatggAAAAGAACATCACACTGAAGCTGTTGAGGGATCATATATAGAGGGTGGGAGTAATGAGACACGATTGAGGAAGGGTGAAGAATCCGCGTCAGATCGACAAACATGTCCGCGGCGCGCTACAAAGCACTTGTTCCTTCACTGAACACCTAtgcgaggtgctgctcagGAATGAAGACttgaaggaagaagagaggtggcgTTCAGAGCTATGAATGCTGTCACGAGCTGGGATCTTTACTGTACTCAACACACCTGAGGGCCGGTACTGAATGCCCCGGCAATACATGGTATCGCATGCGCCTATGGTGCCACCGTCACCTTCGGCTGCAATCCCTttgatgtgtgtgggggtaTGTGGGTGGCCGACAGAGGACCAGCTTAGATGCTGCACACATGGAcgcgcacctacacacatgcgccCATGAACAGGCGCGCATTCCGAGACTTGGGAGGTACGCTGCAGGTGGTGACGAATTCGATGGCATCATATTTCATTACCGTGAAGaccgaaaagaaaaatgacATTTGTTCTCGCGGTAGGACGAGAGAAATAAGATGAGGGTCTCCGTTGCTGCATGAacaagggggaaaaagagcgaacAAATGCCGTCGCAGGCGCGCGTGCAAAATGCATCCCTcaaggcaaaaaaaaaagaataaAACATGAAAATAGGGGGAAGACAGGATGAGAAACATCTCAGGAGTTCAAAcgtttttgtgtgttttaGACCGCTAACGTGATCCCTTATTTTCTCCGTGTGTTGATGCCGTAAGCGAatgcttctttttctttttccgcGTACTTGTTTTCAGGTTGCTTTGTGAGAAGTGTACTATAGAAGGCCGACAGAACAGTTATCGCCTTCCCACCTCCGAAACGGTGAGGCTTGGCACTCACACACCCTCGTTTCGACTAACCGCGCTATacacgtttttttttcgcatGCTATTTTCCTTTACCGCACAGACTTGGGCTTCGACTGGTGGCTGGGGGTCTCGTTCTGCTTCTTTGTGCCAGGACGTTCGTGGTGTGCATCCTCGTACTCCATTGCGAGTTGCTCTGCCTTGTCGAGCGGAGAAACAGTGTCGCTGTCCTCGTCGTGGTGCTTTGGCGGCATATTTGGTATAACAAAAAAGAGTTAGGGTGATAAGTTGCTTGAAAGTAGAGGGttggaaagagagagacagccTGCGGATGATCTGGAGAGGGTCTGGGACAGGAGGAGCTAGCACGCAtagagagcgagtgagagcgGTGCAAGACAGAGGGCATAAAGatagggggaggaggcaatgAATGAGGTGGTGCATGACGACAGGACACAGAGTCAGAAATCGTGTCCATGTCTCAGATTGGAGTGGAACGGAAGGATTGGGGAGGAGTAAGCGAGAAGGATGCGGCGCCAACGACGATGGTGCTTGCCAAGGCCGTTAGGCAGGAGTGACAGAGTACCTGTGCGAGAGAGTAGCCTCCGCGTCAGCGCTCCGTAGCAAGGGCAAAGATACCGCACCAGCAGGGCAGGTTTCTCAACACGCTCCCCGCACCTCACCCCCTTAAATACTATAATGAATCCTGTAGTGTTAGTCGTAAAGGTCACTGGAGTAGTGTGCGATGTCTTAGCGGAGTGCGTGACGAGAGCAGTGAAATCGAACACACgtgtacacacgcgcgcggcgAGCCCAGAGCGGAAAACaacgcagaagagaggagacagaACGGGAGAATTAGAGCACCAGCAGGTGATGACTCGCAAAGGTACTCAGCGACTCCACAAGTAGTCTGCACAGAACAAAGATAACAATGGAGAGAAAAATGGAGCACGGCAGTGCCGGCAGCGCGCGCAACGAGTTGCGGAAAAGCAACAAGGAAAGCAGCGTGCCCACCATACCCACCAGGATACTCACTACACAGAAGCCCCACGACACAAAACCAGAAAGTGAGGCACGGCTGACGAGCAGGCTGTAAAAGATAAAGTCGCCAAGGCCCAGCTTGAATGGCGCGGCGTTCTGCGCCGTCACCATGAGGGACTCAGCCGACACTGGCCGCACATGCGCCGAGTTCTCGGTCGCGGGTTGCGAAATCGGAGCAATGCGGTGTGCGCTGTCGTAGATAAAGCCGGGAATTGGCTCGTCGCGTTCCTGCGCTATCTCGATTAGTCGATGCAGTGGCCCCTGCTGCCAGAGAACTGCAACTATGTCGTAAGTAGCGATGCAGATCAGCAGTGCCCATGTCGACCATTCGGGCAGCGACGTCAGCGACCACGCAGTCAAGATGGAGGCAATGACCAAATACACCTGCGTCACAGTAGGATGAGAGTAGTAAAAGAGGGTGACGAGACCCACCGCCCCAAAGTTCCACACAAAAATGCCCATCGTGATGGCGTTGTAAGGGATCTGAAAGTACGTGCAAAACAAGTCCAGCCAAATCCACAACAGCATAAAAAACATGCACACCGCCGAAAACGCCAGCCAGCCATACAAGACAAACTGGAGGTGGAAATGATAGAGGGCCACAATCGCAAACGTTGTAGCCATGACGCACCCAACGACAGTCAGGGCCGCCAGCAGGGAGTACACAAACTTCTCGCGAACATTGTCAGCGTCATTTTCGTTTACCACCACTTGCAGAGGCGGCACCTGGTTGTTCACATAGATGGGCGAGAGGTACGAGAAGCTCCATACCACGGCCAACATGGTTACGGTCACAGGTACGACGAGCGACACAACGCGGAGACCCACACCACGTGAGAGGCGTGCATCGTCTAAGAGAGGCCCGCTCGACATTTTGCAACACTACGGTACGCCAAACAGAAGAAGGCAGGTACTGGCAGCGCTAGTCGCCGTGTAGGAAATAAGATTTCGCCACGGTGGAGCGTGATGCCGCATTGAGCACTTCGAAAACAGCACCCACGGAAAACAGATGGACAACAGTAAGTGCGCGCGTAtgcatttgtgtgtgtgtgggtggggggggggggaacaaccaagaggtggaggtgaaTTGAGATCGAAAAAGAAACGGGAAGAGCACGAAGCCGCAGTAGAAACCAAAGTGAGAAGAGGAAATACGGCGCACACGCTTACACGCACAATGTAGCTttgcttgtctctctttggGGAGTCAGGAGGGCCGTGTCGAGCCTCTGCAACCACTAACAGAATGGGCACGCGCTCAGATAGCTACTACGAAGACTGATGGAAGCCTCTGCAGAGAGATTCAATGCAAAGCCGCCACTTTACGCTCCGCCGAGTGATATTTAGGGTGGCAAGGCGCCGACAGACGTGCTCCGCAGTAACTAGCAGATGCCCATCGTGAACCCATCTGCGGCATTTTCATTCTTGTGTGGGCTTCTTAAATCTCCTGTCTTTTTCAAAGTGGATAAGGACAACTATTAGCATGTTGTGAAGAGAGCGACTACAACTGAGCAGACTGAACGGCAGTAGCCTCGTCTGTAGTGATGCAACGCCCGTTGTGCTTCGGCGGGGGTGCTGCCGTGCTTTCCATGTGCTTGCGTCGTTTGTTGGAGATGTAACGCTTCTGTGCTGGATCAAACCCTTCCGCAGGCGAGTCAGGGAGTGCCCACGTCGGTGTAGGCAATAGGTAGTCTTCCGGCACCATATCCGCAGCTCGCTCGGGGTCTTGGATGATGGTATCGAACTTGTCGTAATCGATCCAGCTGTGCACCCGGCCATTGCAGACAAAGCGTTGATGCGCCAGCAAGATACAGCCGGAGTGCTCGTGGATGCTTGCCACAGTGTACTGCCTTCCTTTGTCGATCATGTTGCAGAGCTGCTGAGCAAACGCCTTCATTTTTTCCCATGAGGGAACGTTCTTTATGCGAAGAATGGTGTTGTGGTTGCCGGAAAAGGCTGGGGTGAGACGCTTGATCTCGATGAAGTGCGGCTGCCCACGGTCAAACAGCTCTTTGTACTCGGGGAGGTTCTCCGGCTCCATATTGAATCCATCAATCATTGTGAGCCGAAACACAGTGCggtgcttcttctctcgcatACTGTTCACGCTTTCGTTGAAGCGTTCCCAGTAATCCGGGAGCACAGGTCGGTCAAGTATCTTCATCGTTTTCTTGTTCGGAGCATCTACGCTGAGATACAACTGCGTTACTGGGGCCAATTTACGGATGGCATCCGGAAACTGGCCGTTGTTGACGAGAAAGGAGGACATCGATTTGGCGTGCAGCAAGCGAAGAAACTCGTTCACGTATGGGTACATGATCGGCTCACCGACAAGGGACAGCGCGCAGTGGCGAGGAGTCAAGGCCTCTTCAAGGGCTTCATCCGTTACCCCAGGCATCCCACGAACACCATTGATCAGGGCTTGGTGGCTCGATATCATTCCCTCCACGACTTCCTTTGGTTCGTCGACCATCCACTTCCACTCTGCCGCCGTCGGGTTTGAGTTGAGGCGCCAGCAAAAGACGCAGTTGTTCGCGCACGCCATGCTTGGGGTTGCTTCCATGCAACGATGCGACTTGATGCCGTACATGGTCCACTTGTAACATCCACCACGCCCTCGCATCATCGACTTTTGCCACCGGCATAGCTTCACCGCACTGTGGGTGCCGACGAGGGAGTACATTGTGCCCAGCGCCTCCCGGCGCTTCTCGGAGAGCATCGGGCGACATCCAGTCGCAGAGCCCTTCTGCATTTTTGATCCCGAGCGCGTAGGACAGCACCGTCCTCAAACAAAACTCGACAGCAAAGGAGGATGGATACGAGGGCACAaagagtgaagagaaaggTAACAGAGATGGTGGCTGTACTGTGGATACGTAAGTATTTGGGTGCATATGAGTGAAGAGTGGTCATGTggacaggaaaaaaaaagtgaatGTCGAGGGTAGAACACAGAGAGATTCGTAGTCAAAAGCGCAGTGTTGAAAAAACCGCAACGCAGGTGTCAGCGGCATCAAATAGCCTGAGATGGTGAGAGcacgaggaaagagggggaggagccGCAAGCCTCTCTTTATCCGTTTGTTGGAAACAAGGAAGTGGCCGAAAAAAGATACATGagcttttctctttctccgccCTTAGTACTGCTGAGAAGAAGGGATGCTGTACGCACAACGTCAGCACCAACGTGCACCGTCCTTGTATCGGCACCTTCATCCATTTCTAGACGGATAGCATTTGTCAGAGAGGTAGTACTTCTATACGCACACCTCCTGGTGCaacagagggaaaaggaggaggtgggcggAGAACGGCTAGTGAAGTAGCGTTTCGAACGCTCTGAATCTATCGAACAGAAAAATAACTTGTATACCCAAGAAAGCTGTAGTGCGCGGTGGCCGCTTTTTTGCCGTTCCTCTTCACGAGGAATGAAGCAGGTGTACAACACGCACCGAGTTTCGCCGCTGAAGCGCGCTGTTCTGCGGTCGTTGCAACGGTAGCTTCACGATGGGGGCGCTAAGCTGAGTGGAGGCCGCCCATCTCGAGTGATGGACCCGGGAACTATCAGGAGTGCATTTGGGGTGCTCTAGCATGTGCGTGCGATACGCAGTCGCCCGCTCCTGGGGTGACAAACTTTGCAGATACAAAGCGTCACATCGCACTCTTGATGGTGCACCATCCGTGGACATTTCTGCATAGCTGTGTGGCTGCGAAACTGCAGGATGCGGAACGCTCCAGCTCAGCGCAAGCTGTACTTCTGTGAGACCTGTGGAAGGGTCGATGGCTTGCGCGCCGTAGGTGGCTCTGGACGAGCCCCTGGAATATGACTTTGAGCCTTGGTCGACCTGAATGTAGTTGCTACGGGTGGCATCCAGAGCCAATGGGGTTGTCCCGTGccagaaggggagaaagtCCGACTCTCCTGCGAGTGTACGTGCCTTCGCCCGCTTCGCTTGCTCGACAGACCTCAGTGTCTTCTTGGTCTCGAAGGGGGGTGGATTTCCACGGAAATCGACCTTGCTTCGCTCATTCAACCATTGCAGCTTGGCCAGAGTTTTTTCTtgtgcctccttctctgggTTCATCACGCAACGCAGTAAAAAGGCAGAAGAATTAAAGTATctgaagcagcaccgcatgCAAAGAGCGGCGGGGGAGGAAGGTTCTGCTGTTCGACTAGTGGTTACAACCTTCCAGCGTCTGAGTCGCAAAGCACACAGGGGTGCTGTGGCGCAAAGGAGATCTTTCAAGGATGAGGCAATAATGGGTGTGAATATTCTGACAACGGAAAAACGGGTTGGGGAGACAGACAACATGTACAGAAAAAACTGGTATGCTTAGCGGGGGCACAAAGGAGAACAGTCTCCTTTTTATTCTTTGCACTCTGGTGCGCCATGCAACCTCAAAGACTGGATTGATCGGAGCTGAATTCTTGAACAGAGGCGTTGCGGGAGAAGAGGTAGATACAGCGACTGGCCAAGGCAGTGTGACTCAAATGTCTGCAGCACTCATCCGGCCATATCCTTACATTCTTTTTGTTCGCTCAGCTAGAATACaaggacagagaggaaaaaaattCGATGCGATCTCGGAGTTCTGCATGGACTTGCGCCTCGAGTGAAACAAAGGACAAAAGCCAAGCTGCACACAAAAAAGTTCGTTCAAGTGCGCTACGATGCAGTCACGCCGTCCAATCTCCCGGCACAAGGCCTGCACACGTGCTGAGGTGCTTTCCACCGAGATTCAGGAATAACCCGGAGGTCTCCGACGCAAGTGTTGCACGTGATATGTCCGCAGCTGTGACAGAACTGCTTGCCACGCAGGAGTCCAAACGGCCGTTGGCACGCCATGCACACCGAGATGCTCGCCTCGTCTACCCATGGTGTCTCACGAAGCCAAAAATCAGCAACATTTTGGCCCGCGACGGTGGAGAGGTTGACAGAGGCCAGGAACGGGTGACGCTTGATCTCCTTCATACCAATACGCGCCTTCGGGTCTTTCACCAGTAGCTTTCGAATCAGGTCTTTTGCGTCTGGGTCCATGCCGTCAGGAAACTCTGGCTCCTTTTCAAGGATAGTCTTGATGAGCAAGTACTGCGTCGACGCGTCAAAAGGACGCCGGCCTACGAGCATCAAGTACAGCACGCATCCGCAGCCCCAGTAGTCAGACGCGCAACACGTATAGCTGCTCGCTAATAACTCGGGCGACATGTAATAGGTAGTTCCGCAGAAGGTCTGGGCTCGACCGTTGCTAGCCTCCTCATCTGCTGCCTTGTCGGTCGCGGACCCGCACACGACGGCTGTGCCAAAGTCTATGAGGCGGAGATGCTTGTCAGAGGTGAGCATTATGTTTTCCGGCTTGATGTCGCGGTGTATCACTGTCAGTGGCTTCATGACCGGTTCGTTTGAGCCAGAGGTGCTCTTCTCGCCGTAGTGAAGGTAAAAGACGGCGGAGAACAACTCGGCAATGGCGTGGCGTGCCGCCTCGAGAGGGATGTGCCCCCACCTTTCAATGTGCTTTAGCagttctcctccttcacacaGCTCTGTCACATACAGCAAATCCTCCGTCGTCTGCATTGAGGCGTGAAACTTGACGATGTTGGGGTGCTCACACATGAGCAGCATTCTCGTTTCGCGCCGAGCCACCTCAgccatgcgtgtgcgttctTCATCCGTTGGGGCGTCAAGAATGGACCGTTTCGAAATGAACTTTACCGCATACCGGACGTGTGTTGGCTTGTACAAGCCAATGACCACTTTGCTAAACGCTCCAGTGCCAAGCGGCGGACCGAACTCGAAGTCCGCAGCGGCCATCTTGGTTGGCATTTTGTCACACTGTGAACCCTTTCCTactttttcccctttgccaCTTCTACGGTCGACTGCATATCAAGGCAAGAAAAACGAGACTCGATGTGGACGTGCGGGGCGGCACCGCTGAGGTCTGGGTGGTGGAGGTCACAGCTTCgtttttttgcctttctcccttctttgttgcgtgtgtggggggggggggttgaaAACTTTCTGCCAGTGTGCGTGCCGCAGTGGACTAAGTGGAACGTTCCCTGGGAAAGCAGGAGGAAGAACAAAAACTAAGAAGAGTAtaagaagaggaaaaatggaggagggaaaaagaatACATCGCTCTTGGCTTCTTAAGGGAGGAGTGGGAGTCATCGGTGGACCCAAGACGACGGCCGTGAAAGATCTATCAGAAGGGTTAAGGCATAAGGGGAAACACAATGACGGCATCAGCGGCCAGGCCATAGAACTCATCCACCCTGACGTG from Leishmania panamensis strain MHOM/PA/94/PSC-1 chromosome 15 sequence carries:
- a CDS encoding hypothetical protein (TriTrypDB/GeneDB-style sysID: LpmP.15.1460); translation: MLLESIHHSACVTVALFPEHIAIELPASQLSPACIPLHCAIFSFLVSLLHLPMSSVPIVTSTCFSLGALSYLCAPLTLDSEAERTRSTRTSLEAEVLRIRGSLSSLSFPFVLFLLVMRVSPNSLSDTASRLEQDRERDFFRLLYIVDRARRFLSVPVTNVDWRLTCDCLDDMNHRYADTDFLLGFTGGYVLRNRAGRTLLSRFWFSTYLGLVFYDWELRRVTRAPALEYWNSICTVDTEVGRIARVLHTPARFYEAAPISNTFSGVPPPLSRGSSSSSTPTLYGTSMRDWLSRYASDTMSSVLLMTLCSYLFAGSSWRHRTGDNVEVTALVINNRFFHWKVFESCQVQRNETTEYNISLKWFPSFAASDSLRRSFQCRDLILERSTLGARLWYRTHFSLLRCLGLDP
- a CDS encoding hypothetical protein (TriTrypDB/GeneDB-style sysID: LpmP.15.1470); the protein is MSSKSQDASAELLSELRALITSGGSMGTLDEQKVRSVVEQINESYECIQSIVTNPYADLTQPYYVSSTNYYRSKCLRDKRCLLTYLLWRQEQVAKAWWGVRDNLLEGTLSAAEAKYLSDYQGTMVEYMTSFDVPLDLRAYLWRPPSVRQLEVRGRYQYEFRSSVSGKTIIINAGDQIFLSFEEAEPLIQQGIVELVGH
- a CDS encoding hypothetical protein (TriTrypDB/GeneDB-style sysID: LpmP.15.1480), translated to MPPKHHDEDSDTVSPLDKAEQLAMEYEDAHHERPGTKKQNETPSHQSKPKSVR
- a CDS encoding presenilin-like aspartic peptidase, putative (TriTrypDB/GeneDB-style sysID: LpmP.15.1490), encoding MSSGPLLDDARLSRGVGLRVVSLVVPVTVTMLAVVWSFSYLSPIYVNNQVPPLQVVVNENDADNVREKFVYSLLAALTVVGCVMATTFAIVALYHFHLQFVLYGWLAFSAVCMFFMLLWIWLDLFCTYFQIPYNAITMGIFVWNFGAVGLVTLFYYSHPTVTQVYLVIASILTAWSLTSLPEWSTWALLICIATYDIVAVLWQQGPLHRLIEIAQERDEPIPGFIYDSAHRIAPISQPATENSAHVRPVSAESLMVTAQNAAPFKLGLGDFIFYSLLVSRASLSGFVSWGFCVVSILVGMVGTLLSLLLFRNSLRALPALPCSIFLSIVIFVLCRLLVESLSTFASHHLLVL
- a CDS encoding radical SAM protein, putative (TriTrypDB/GeneDB-style sysID: LpmP.15.1500); the protein is MQKGSATGCRPMLSEKRREALGTMYSLVGTHSAVKLCRWQKSMMRGRGGCYKWTMYGIKSHRCMEATPSMACANNCVFCWRLNSNPTAAEWKWMVDEPKEVVEGMISSHQALINGVRGMPGVTDEALEEALTPRHCALSLVGEPIMYPYVNEFLRLLHAKSMSSFLVNNGQFPDAIRKLAPVTQLYLSVDAPNKKTMKILDRPVLPDYWERFNESVNSMREKKHRTVFRLTMIDGFNMEPENLPEYKELFDRGQPHFIEIKRLTPAFSGNHNTILRIKNVPSWEKMKAFAQQLCNMIDKGRQYTVASIHEHSGCILLAHQRFVCNGRVHSWIDYDKFDTIIQDPERAADMVPEDYLLPTPTWALPDSPAEGFDPAQKRYISNKRRKHMESTAAPPPKHNGRCITTDEATAVQSAQL
- a CDS encoding hypothetical protein (TriTrypDB/GeneDB-style sysID: LpmP.15.1510), with amino-acid sequence MNPEKEAQEKTLAKLQWLNERSKVDFRGNPPPFETKKTLRSVEQAKRAKARTLAGESDFLPFWHGTTPLALDATRSNYIQVDQGSKSYSRGSSRATYGAQAIDPSTGLTEVQLALSWSVPHPAVSQPHSYAEMSTDGAPSRVRCDALYLQSLSPQERATAYRTHMLEHPKCTPDSSRVHHSRWAASTQLSAPIVKLPLQRPQNSALQRRNSVRVVHLLHSS
- a CDS encoding protein kinase, putative (TriTrypDB/GeneDB-style sysID: LpmP.15.1520) → MPTKMAAADFEFGPPLGTGAFSKVVIGLYKPTHVRYAVKFISKRSILDAPTDEERTRMAEVARRETRMLLMCEHPNIVKFHASMQTTEDLLYVTELCEGGELLKHIERWGHIPLEAARHAIAELFSAVFYLHYGEKSTSGSNEPVMKPLTVIHRDIKPENIMLTSDKHLRLIDFGTAVVCGSATDKAADEEASNGRAQTFCGTTYYMSPELLASSYTCCASDYWGCGCVLYLMLVGRRPFDASTQYLLIKTILEKEPEFPDGMDPDAKDLIRKLLVKDPKARIGMKEIKRHPFLASVNLSTVAGQNVADFWLRETPWVDEASISVCMACQRPFGLLRGKQFCHSCGHITCNTCVGDLRVIPESRWKAPQHVCRPCAGRLDGVTAS